A region of Pseudomonas saponiphila DNA encodes the following proteins:
- the ureE gene encoding urease accessory protein UreE, translated as MLVIHRRTAPQNAWSAELHLTYEARSKSRLRCFSAEGEDVGLFLERGQPPLHDGEFLEAEDGRIVKVCARPETLLHVTCRNAFELTRAAYHLGNRHVALQVGDGWLRLLDDYVLKAMLEQLGASTATIEAPFQPEHGAYGGGHHHSRHGDEDFNYPPRLHQFGVRP; from the coding sequence ATGCTGGTGATCCACCGCAGAACCGCCCCCCAAAACGCCTGGTCCGCCGAGCTGCACCTGACTTACGAGGCCCGCAGCAAAAGCCGCCTGCGCTGTTTCAGTGCCGAGGGCGAAGACGTCGGCCTGTTTCTCGAGCGTGGCCAGCCGCCGCTGCACGACGGCGAGTTCCTGGAAGCCGAGGACGGGCGCATCGTCAAAGTCTGCGCCCGCCCGGAAACCCTGCTGCACGTCACCTGCCGCAATGCCTTCGAACTGACCCGCGCCGCCTATCACCTGGGCAACCGCCACGTGGCCCTGCAAGTAGGCGACGGCTGGCTGCGCCTGCTCGATGACTACGTGCTCAAGGCCATGCTCGAACAGCTGGGAGCCAGCACCGCCACCATCGAGGCACCGTTCCAGCCCGAGCACGGCGCCTATGGCGGCGGCCACCATCATTCGCGCCATGGCGATGAAGACTTCAACTATCCACCACGCCTGCACCAGTTCGGCGTCCGTCCATGA
- a CDS encoding TetR family transcriptional regulator translates to MLPRAEQKQQTRNALMDAARHLMECGRGFGSLSLREVAKAAGIVPTGFYRHFSDMDQLGLELVSEVGQTFRETIRLVRHNEFVMGGIIDASVRIFLDVVEAKRAQFLFLAREQYGGSLPVRQAIASLRENISSDLAADLTLMPKLQHLNAADLGVMADLIVKSVFATLPDIIDPPAQALPEHLTPQAKITQQLRFIFIGLKHWQGLGSTE, encoded by the coding sequence ATGCTGCCCCGCGCCGAACAGAAGCAACAGACCCGTAATGCCTTGATGGATGCCGCCCGGCATCTGATGGAGTGTGGTCGTGGTTTCGGCAGCCTGAGCCTGCGGGAAGTGGCGAAAGCCGCCGGTATCGTACCCACCGGTTTCTACCGGCACTTCAGCGACATGGACCAACTGGGCCTGGAACTGGTCAGCGAGGTCGGCCAGACCTTTCGCGAAACCATCCGCCTGGTGCGCCACAACGAATTTGTCATGGGCGGGATCATCGACGCCTCGGTGCGGATCTTCCTCGATGTGGTGGAAGCCAAGCGCGCGCAGTTCCTGTTTCTCGCCCGCGAGCAATACGGCGGCTCGCTGCCGGTACGCCAGGCCATTGCCAGCCTGCGGGAGAACATCAGCTCCGACCTGGCGGCCGACCTGACCCTGATGCCCAAGCTGCAGCACCTCAATGCCGCCGATCTCGGGGTGATGGCCGACCTGATCGTCAAGAGCGTATTCGCCACCCTGCCGGACATCATCGATCCGCCGGCTCAGGCCCTGCCCGAGCACCTCACGCCCCAGGCCAAGATCACCCAGCAACTGCGCTTCATCTTCATCGGCCTGAAACACTGGCAAGGCCTGGGCAGCACCGAGTAA
- a CDS encoding AsmA family protein → MPRTRKILAWTVCGLILLLAVLVLVIACFDWNRIKPTLNAKVSEELHRPFAINGDLSVAWHREPEEGGWRAWVPWPHVVAQDLTLGNPDWSKAPQMVGLKQVELRISPLALLARRLSIPRIDLTEPDAALQRLADGRANWTFKFDPKDPEAEPSSWTLDIGAIGFDKGHVTLDDQTLNTQLDLQVELLGKPIPFSDIVGESEAQKVTAKGAEPQAYAFALKVKGQYHGQKLAGTGKIGGLLALQDGRKPFPLQAQAQIGATQVELRGSLTDPLNLGALDLRLKLAGTSLGNLYPLTGVTLPDSPPYATDGRLTAKLRDPAGATFSYQDFNGEIGDSDIHGNLTYVASQPRPKLSGALVSNQLLMSDLAPLIGADSNSAQKARGGESKQPADKVLPVEEFRTERWGDMDADVEFTGKRIVHSADLPFTDLYTHLVLNDGQLSLEPLRFGVAGGRLDAQVRLNGHATPLEGRAKLTARNFKLKQLFPGFEPMKTSFGELNGDADIAGRGNSVAALLGSANGDLKMLINDGAISRSLMEIAGLNVGNYVVGKMFGDKEVKINCAAADFGIKSGLASSRLFVFDTENAIIYIDGTANLASEQLDLTITPQSKGLRLFSLRSPLYVQGKFSKPSAGVKAVPLALRGAGMVALGVIAGPAAGLLALVAPSGDEPNQCAPLLQQMRSGKAPVTVKPSK, encoded by the coding sequence ATGCCGCGCACTCGTAAAATTCTCGCCTGGACCGTCTGTGGTCTGATCCTGCTACTGGCCGTGCTGGTGCTGGTGATTGCCTGCTTCGACTGGAACCGGATCAAGCCCACCCTCAACGCCAAGGTGTCCGAGGAGTTGCACCGGCCGTTCGCGATCAATGGCGACTTGTCGGTGGCCTGGCACCGGGAACCTGAGGAAGGCGGCTGGCGCGCCTGGGTGCCCTGGCCCCACGTGGTGGCCCAGGACCTGACCCTGGGCAATCCGGACTGGTCCAAGGCGCCGCAGATGGTCGGCCTCAAACAGGTCGAGCTGCGCATATCGCCCCTGGCCCTGCTGGCGCGGCGGCTCAGCATCCCGCGTATCGATCTCACCGAGCCCGACGCGGCCCTGCAGCGGCTGGCGGACGGTCGCGCCAACTGGACCTTCAAGTTCGACCCCAAAGACCCTGAGGCCGAGCCTTCCAGCTGGACGCTGGATATCGGCGCCATCGGTTTCGACAAGGGCCACGTGACTCTGGACGACCAGACCTTGAACACCCAGCTCGACCTGCAAGTGGAGCTGCTCGGCAAGCCCATTCCGTTCAGCGATATCGTCGGTGAAAGCGAGGCGCAGAAGGTCACTGCCAAAGGCGCCGAGCCTCAGGCCTACGCGTTCGCCCTCAAGGTCAAGGGCCAGTACCACGGACAGAAGCTCGCCGGCACCGGCAAGATCGGCGGGCTGCTGGCCCTGCAGGACGGCCGCAAGCCGTTTCCGTTGCAGGCCCAGGCGCAGATCGGCGCGACCCAGGTGGAGTTGCGCGGCAGTCTCACCGATCCGCTGAACCTTGGCGCCCTGGACCTGCGCCTGAAACTGGCGGGCACCAGCCTGGGCAACCTCTATCCGCTGACCGGCGTGACCCTGCCGGATTCGCCGCCCTATGCCACCGATGGCCGCCTGACTGCCAAACTGCGCGACCCGGCAGGCGCGACCTTCAGTTACCAGGACTTCAACGGCGAGATCGGCGACAGCGATATCCATGGCAACCTGACCTACGTGGCCAGTCAGCCGCGGCCCAAGCTCAGCGGGGCGCTGGTTTCCAACCAGTTGCTGATGAGCGACCTGGCGCCGCTGATCGGTGCCGATTCCAACTCCGCGCAGAAGGCCCGGGGCGGCGAAAGCAAGCAGCCGGCGGACAAGGTGCTGCCGGTGGAGGAGTTTCGCACCGAGCGTTGGGGCGATATGGACGCCGATGTGGAGTTCACCGGCAAGCGCATCGTCCACAGCGCCGATCTGCCGTTCACCGATCTCTACACCCACCTGGTGCTCAATGACGGCCAACTGAGCCTGGAGCCTCTGCGCTTTGGCGTGGCCGGCGGCCGGCTGGATGCTCAGGTGCGCCTCAACGGGCATGCCACGCCGCTGGAAGGCCGGGCCAAGCTGACCGCGCGCAACTTCAAGCTCAAGCAACTGTTCCCAGGGTTCGAACCGATGAAGACCAGTTTCGGCGAGCTCAACGGCGATGCCGACATCGCCGGCCGCGGCAACTCGGTGGCGGCCTTGCTGGGCAGCGCCAACGGTGACCTGAAGATGCTGATCAACGACGGCGCCATCAGCCGCAGCCTGATGGAAATCGCCGGACTCAACGTGGGCAACTACGTCGTCGGCAAGATGTTTGGCGACAAGGAAGTGAAGATCAATTGCGCCGCCGCCGACTTCGGCATCAAGAGCGGGCTGGCCAGTTCCCGGCTGTTCGTCTTCGACACCGAGAACGCCATCATCTACATCGACGGCACCGCCAACCTGGCCAGCGAGCAACTGGACCTGACCATCACCCCGCAATCCAAGGGGCTGCGCCTGTTCTCCCTGCGTTCACCGCTGTATGTGCAGGGCAAGTTCAGCAAGCCCAGCGCCGGGGTCAAGGCCGTGCCGTTGGCGCTGCGCGGGGCCGGGATGGTGGCGCTGGGGGTGATCGCCGGGCCGGCGGCGGGGCTGCTGGCGCTGGTGGCGCCCAGCGGCGACGAGCCCAATCAGTGCGCGCCGTTGCTGCAGCAGATGCGCTCGGGCAAGGCGCCGGTGACGGTGAAGCCGAGCAAGTAA
- a CDS encoding ferritin-like domain-containing protein, whose protein sequence is MSDKHLSDVQSLRQRARQHVENGAVTEGYNADREQVLRLLNESLATELVCVLRYKRHYFMATGLKASVAAEEFLEHATQEAEHADRLAERIVQLGGEPEFNPDLLSKHSHAQYVAGNNLKEMVYEDLVAERIAIDSYREIIQYIGDKDPTTRRLFEEILAQEEEHADDMADILNDL, encoded by the coding sequence ATGAGCGACAAGCATTTATCCGATGTGCAAAGCCTGCGGCAGCGGGCCCGCCAACACGTGGAAAACGGCGCCGTGACCGAAGGCTACAACGCCGACCGCGAGCAGGTGCTGCGCCTGCTCAACGAGTCGCTGGCCACCGAACTGGTGTGCGTCCTGCGCTACAAGCGCCACTACTTCATGGCCACCGGCCTCAAGGCCAGCGTGGCGGCCGAGGAGTTTCTCGAACATGCAACCCAGGAAGCCGAACACGCCGACAGACTGGCCGAGCGCATCGTCCAGCTCGGCGGCGAACCGGAGTTCAATCCGGACCTGCTGTCCAAGCACTCCCACGCCCAGTACGTGGCCGGCAACAACCTGAAGGAAATGGTCTACGAGGATCTGGTGGCCGAGCGGATCGCCATCGACAGCTACCGCGAGATCATCCAGTACATCGGCGACAAGGATCCCACCACCCGCCGCCTGTTCGAAGAGATCCTGGCCCAGGAAGAAGAACACGCCGACGACATGGCCGACATCCTCAACGACCTGTAG
- a CDS encoding LysR substrate-binding domain-containing protein, translated as MEPDMFAHLPLTALRTFESAARLLSFKAAAEDLSVTPTAVSHQIRSLEHWLGVPLFQRLPRQVRLTEAGERLFHSLHGALLEVTQSVDSLRPSSSATQLTVSTTAAFAALWLVPRLGRFYTRHPRINLRLDTRSEVVDLQQDASIDVAIRYSQGDYPNLHGLCLFDERFAVYGAPRQVALAHQQRPPLISVHWRNSRLYADGWQAWCTLAGEQWLDDPALIRSYDEEQYALQAAIAGQGLVLASNILVSQSVASGLLQPYRPQVQVDGAGYSALCVPGRERHPPVKAFLQWLQEESLRDGHPPLARGGAPGRSPSAD; from the coding sequence ATGGAGCCAGACATGTTCGCCCATCTGCCCCTCACCGCCCTGCGTACCTTCGAATCCGCCGCGCGCCTGCTGAGCTTCAAGGCCGCCGCCGAGGACCTGTCGGTGACGCCCACCGCGGTGTCCCACCAGATCCGCAGCCTGGAGCACTGGCTGGGAGTGCCGCTGTTCCAGCGCCTGCCGCGCCAGGTGCGCTTGACCGAAGCCGGCGAACGGCTGTTCCACAGCCTGCATGGCGCCCTGCTGGAGGTGACTCAGAGTGTCGATAGCCTGCGCCCCAGCTCCAGCGCCACCCAGTTGACGGTTTCCACCACCGCCGCCTTCGCCGCCCTGTGGCTGGTGCCGCGCCTGGGGCGTTTTTACACCCGGCACCCGCGCATCAACCTGCGCCTGGATACCCGCAGCGAAGTGGTAGACCTGCAGCAGGACGCCAGCATCGACGTGGCGATCCGCTATAGCCAGGGTGACTACCCGAACCTCCATGGCCTGTGCCTGTTCGATGAGCGTTTCGCGGTCTATGGCGCGCCCCGGCAAGTGGCCCTCGCGCACCAGCAGCGACCGCCGCTGATCAGCGTGCATTGGCGCAACTCGCGGCTTTACGCCGACGGCTGGCAGGCCTGGTGCACCCTGGCCGGCGAACAATGGCTCGACGACCCGGCGCTGATCCGCTCCTACGACGAAGAGCAATACGCCCTGCAAGCCGCCATCGCCGGCCAGGGCCTGGTGCTGGCGAGCAACATCCTGGTGTCCCAGAGCGTGGCCAGCGGCCTGCTGCAACCCTATCGCCCGCAAGTCCAGGTGGACGGTGCCGGCTACAGCGCCCTGTGCGTGCCGGGCCGTGAACGCCACCCGCCGGTGAAAGCCTTCCTCCAGTGGCTGCAAGAGGAATCGCTGCGGGACGGGCATCCGCCCCTGGCGCGCGGCGGCGCACCCGGCCGCTCACCCAGCGCGGACTGA
- a CDS encoding FMN-dependent NADH-azoreductase, which produces MSSILVIHGSPRGERSHSRRLAEEFLQAWQGANPLGRLVRREVGRGSLPHVSEAFIAAAFYPQPEARPLSMQADLALSDELVGELLEHRRLVISAPMYNFSVPSGIKAWVDHIVRLGLTFNTLLDNGVAQYQPLVQGKKVLIVTSRGGGGFGPGGEHEALNHADRWLRTALGFIGIEDVTVVAAEGEESVPERFQQSCAEAQQHLQALARTF; this is translated from the coding sequence ATGAGTTCAATTCTTGTCATTCACGGTAGCCCACGGGGCGAGCGTTCCCATAGCCGGCGTTTGGCCGAAGAGTTTCTTCAGGCCTGGCAAGGGGCCAATCCCCTGGGCAGGCTTGTGCGCCGGGAAGTCGGGCGCGGTTCCCTGCCCCACGTCAGCGAGGCCTTTATCGCCGCGGCGTTTTATCCACAGCCCGAGGCGCGGCCGCTGTCGATGCAGGCCGACCTGGCCTTGAGCGACGAACTGGTGGGGGAGTTGCTGGAGCATCGGCGCCTGGTGATCTCCGCGCCCATGTACAACTTCAGCGTGCCCAGCGGGATCAAGGCCTGGGTCGATCACATCGTGCGCCTGGGGCTGACCTTCAACACCCTGCTGGACAACGGTGTGGCCCAGTACCAGCCCCTGGTGCAGGGCAAGAAGGTACTGATCGTCACCAGCCGTGGCGGTGGCGGCTTCGGTCCCGGGGGCGAGCACGAAGCGCTGAACCACGCCGACCGCTGGTTGCGCACGGCCTTGGGATTCATCGGTATCGAGGATGTGACCGTGGTCGCGGCAGAAGGCGAGGAGTCGGTGCCCGAGCGTTTCCAGCAGTCCTGTGCCGAGGCCCAGCAGCACCTGCAGGCTCTGGCACGCACGTTCTGA
- a CDS encoding DMT family transporter, with translation MAWIFLLLAAAFEVTFAMAMKYAEGFTRPWPSLLTVVAAVGGIYFLTLAMRELPVSVAYPIWTAIGSLGTVLLGCLLLGESLTAVKLVSVGLLVAGVIGLK, from the coding sequence ATGGCCTGGATATTCCTGCTGCTGGCGGCGGCCTTCGAGGTCACGTTCGCCATGGCCATGAAGTATGCCGAAGGCTTTACCCGGCCCTGGCCATCGCTGCTGACGGTGGTCGCGGCGGTGGGTGGCATCTACTTTCTGACCCTGGCCATGCGCGAGTTGCCAGTGAGCGTGGCCTACCCGATCTGGACCGCCATCGGTTCCCTGGGCACGGTGTTGCTGGGTTGCCTGCTGCTGGGAGAAAGCCTGACCGCGGTCAAGCTGGTGTCGGTGGGGCTGCTCGTGGCGGGAGTGATCGGGCTCAAGTAG
- a CDS encoding esterase/lipase family protein produces MSQELATRYPLVLVPGMLGFVRLLLYPYWYGIIPALRRGGARVYAVQVSPLNSSEVRGEQLLTQVQRIMAETGAARVNLIGHSQGALTARYAAAKRPDWVASVTSVAGPNHGSELADYLARHSPAHSFKGRILSALLRGIAALMTLLETGYRGPKLPVDIHASHQSLTTAGVALFNRQYPQGLPTTWGGQGPGQVDGVRYYSWSGTLQPGKTNRGRNLFDGTSRSCRLFARTFVREAGQCDGMVGRYSSHLGQVIGDDYPLDHFDIVNQSLGLVGKGAEPIRLFVEHAQRLKAAGL; encoded by the coding sequence ATGTCCCAAGAGCTTGCCACGCGTTACCCCCTGGTACTGGTCCCCGGCATGCTCGGTTTTGTCCGCCTGCTGCTGTACCCCTACTGGTACGGGATCATCCCGGCCCTGCGCCGGGGCGGGGCCCGGGTATATGCGGTGCAAGTGTCGCCGCTCAACTCCAGCGAGGTGCGCGGCGAACAACTGCTGACCCAGGTCCAGCGGATCATGGCCGAAACCGGCGCCGCCCGGGTTAACCTGATCGGCCACAGCCAGGGCGCGCTCACCGCGCGCTACGCCGCCGCCAAGCGCCCGGACTGGGTGGCTTCGGTGACTTCGGTGGCAGGGCCCAACCACGGTTCCGAACTGGCGGACTACCTGGCACGGCATTCCCCGGCCCACAGCTTCAAGGGGCGCATTCTGAGTGCGTTGTTACGGGGTATCGCGGCCCTGATGACGCTGCTGGAAACCGGCTATCGCGGGCCGAAGCTGCCGGTGGATATTCACGCCTCGCACCAGTCGCTGACCACCGCGGGCGTGGCCCTGTTCAACCGCCAATATCCCCAGGGGCTACCGACGACCTGGGGTGGCCAGGGTCCGGGCCAGGTCGACGGCGTGCGCTACTACTCCTGGTCCGGCACCTTGCAGCCGGGCAAGACCAATCGCGGACGCAATCTGTTCGACGGCACCAGCCGCAGCTGCCGTCTGTTCGCCCGGACCTTCGTCCGCGAAGCCGGCCAGTGCGACGGCATGGTGGGGCGCTACAGCTCGCACCTGGGGCAGGTCATCGGCGACGACTACCCCCTGGATCACTTCGATATCGTCAACCAGTCCCTGGGCCTGGTGGGCAAGGGCGCGGAGCCGATCCGCCTGTTCGTCGAACACGCCCAGCGCCTCAAGGCCGCCGGCCTCTGA
- a CDS encoding DMT family transporter: protein MQYAYPLLAIFIWAGNTVVNKLAVGAIFPAEIGFYRWLLAGLLFTPFMLKPVIEHWPVIRPNLWRIAILGILGMAVYQSLAYFAASLTSATNMGIILSLMPLMSLAMAIAALGQRLTAGALVGAVLSFAGVLMVVSSGSLAALLQHGVNLGDAMMLVATLAYAVYSTLLKKWQLRLPPLVLLYLQVLVAVVVLLPLFLASPKVGPTLQNIPLVLYACLLASMLAPLAWMQAVVRLGPSRTTLFFNLLPLITALIAAVVLHEQLAWFHLVGGVLTLAGVVLSERWTTVLRPFAGKPAPTGQG from the coding sequence ATGCAATACGCTTATCCCCTGCTGGCCATCTTTATCTGGGCCGGCAACACCGTGGTCAACAAACTCGCCGTGGGCGCGATCTTCCCCGCGGAGATCGGTTTCTATCGCTGGCTGCTGGCCGGCCTGCTGTTCACTCCGTTCATGCTCAAGCCGGTGATCGAGCACTGGCCGGTGATCCGTCCCAACCTGTGGCGCATCGCCATTCTCGGCATCCTGGGCATGGCGGTGTATCAGAGCCTGGCCTACTTCGCCGCCAGCCTGACCTCGGCCACCAACATGGGCATCATTCTGTCGCTGATGCCGCTGATGTCCCTGGCCATGGCCATCGCCGCCCTGGGCCAGCGGCTGACCGCCGGGGCCCTGGTGGGCGCGGTGCTGTCGTTTGCCGGGGTGCTGATGGTGGTGTCCTCCGGCAGCCTGGCGGCGCTGCTGCAGCACGGGGTCAACCTGGGTGACGCGATGATGCTGGTGGCCACCCTGGCCTACGCGGTTTACAGCACCCTGCTGAAGAAATGGCAGCTGCGCCTGCCGCCGCTGGTGCTGCTGTACCTGCAAGTGCTGGTGGCGGTGGTGGTATTGCTGCCGTTGTTCCTGGCTTCGCCAAAAGTCGGGCCGACCCTGCAGAACATTCCCCTGGTGCTCTATGCCTGCCTGCTGGCCTCGATGCTCGCGCCCCTGGCCTGGATGCAGGCGGTGGTGCGCCTGGGGCCGAGCCGGACCACGCTGTTCTTCAACCTCTTGCCGTTGATCACGGCGCTGATCGCCGCAGTGGTGCTGCATGAACAACTGGCCTGGTTTCATCTGGTGGGTGGCGTACTGACCTTGGCCGGGGTAGTGCTGTCGGAGCGCTGGACCACCGTGCTGCGGCCGTTCGCCGGCAAGCCGGCTCCTACGGGGCAAGGCTGA
- a CDS encoding AraC family transcriptional regulator → MSKKHIDLLDFHGLPAPVYFRYADFAAHSHALEHRHSWGCLEYSAHGVMHMEIAGQRFMSPPQYAVWVPPQTPHSFYTSQPINYRAVLLAPELCTDLPRQGSTLAISEILKAILKDFAARDVQIPEGEADQRLAQVALDQLRQAPVHNCYLPYARHPELLRVLQALQADPGNHQPLAHWAQQAHVSERTLARQFVRELGMSFGEWRQRQRFLASIEALDSSRSIQEIAFDMGYSSASAFIAMFQRQAGCTPEQYRRAGLQNR, encoded by the coding sequence ATGAGCAAAAAACACATCGACCTTCTGGATTTCCACGGGCTCCCCGCGCCGGTGTACTTTCGCTATGCCGACTTCGCCGCCCACAGCCACGCCCTGGAGCACCGCCATTCCTGGGGCTGCCTGGAGTATTCGGCCCACGGCGTGATGCACATGGAGATCGCTGGCCAGCGCTTCATGTCGCCACCGCAATACGCGGTCTGGGTGCCGCCGCAGACGCCCCACAGCTTCTACACTTCCCAGCCGATCAACTACCGCGCGGTGCTGCTGGCGCCGGAACTGTGCACGGACCTGCCACGGCAGGGCAGCACCCTGGCCATCAGCGAGATTCTCAAGGCAATCCTCAAGGACTTCGCCGCCCGGGACGTGCAGATCCCCGAGGGCGAAGCCGACCAGCGCCTGGCCCAGGTGGCGCTGGACCAACTGCGCCAGGCCCCGGTGCATAACTGTTACCTGCCCTATGCCCGCCACCCCGAGCTGCTGCGAGTGCTCCAGGCCCTGCAGGCCGATCCGGGCAACCACCAGCCCCTGGCCCACTGGGCGCAGCAGGCCCATGTCAGCGAACGGACCCTGGCCCGGCAGTTCGTTCGCGAGCTGGGCATGAGCTTTGGCGAATGGCGCCAGCGCCAGCGTTTCCTGGCGTCCATCGAGGCCCTGGACAGCTCGCGCAGCATCCAGGAAATCGCCTTCGACATGGGCTACAGCAGCGCCTCGGCGTTTATCGCGATGTTCCAGCGCCAGGCCGGTTGCACCCCCGAGCAATACCGCCGGGCCGGCCTGCAGAACAGATGA
- a CDS encoding PsiF family protein, with product MKMLRIPLLMVGLLLCSQGFAATAQQNKMTSCNAEATAKSLKGDERKAFMSTCLKAAPAAATTPSTPQERMKTCNADATAKALKGDARKAFMSDCLKKK from the coding sequence ATGAAGATGTTGCGTATTCCGTTGTTGATGGTGGGCCTGCTGCTGTGCTCCCAGGGGTTTGCCGCCACCGCCCAGCAGAACAAGATGACCAGCTGTAACGCCGAAGCCACCGCCAAGAGCCTCAAGGGCGATGAGCGCAAAGCCTTCATGAGCACCTGCCTCAAGGCCGCCCCGGCTGCCGCCACTACCCCTTCCACACCTCAGGAAAGAATGAAGACCTGTAACGCCGACGCCACTGCCAAGGCCCTCAAGGGCGATGCGCGCAAGGCGTTCATGAGTGATTGTCTGAAGAAGAAATAG
- a CDS encoding AI-2E family transporter: MPTFSQRHLLFISWIIIFGGLLLALPLRLLPSLLAGLLVFELVNMLTPQLQRLIEGRRARWLAVALLGTLVVSLLTLLFAGAISFLLHEAENPGASLGKFMVVVDKARGQLPPFLDSYLPASAAEFQAAIGAWASKHLSELQLVGKDAAHMFVTLLIGMVLGAIIALQRIPDLTKRKPLAAALFDRLHLLVQAFRNIVFAQIKISLLNTFFTGIFLALILPLFGVKLPLTKTLIVLTFLLGLLPVIGNLISNTLITIVGLSLSIWVAVAALGYLIFIHKLEYFLNARIVGGQISAKSWELLLAMLVFEAAFGLPGVVAGPIYYAYLKSELKLAGLV, from the coding sequence ATGCCAACGTTTTCACAGCGTCATCTGTTGTTCATCAGTTGGATCATCATCTTCGGTGGCCTGTTGCTGGCCTTGCCCCTGCGTCTGTTGCCCAGCCTGCTGGCCGGTCTCTTGGTGTTCGAGCTGGTCAACATGCTCACTCCGCAATTGCAGCGGCTGATCGAGGGCCGGCGCGCGCGCTGGCTGGCGGTGGCGCTGCTGGGCACCCTGGTGGTCAGCCTGCTGACCCTGCTGTTCGCCGGGGCCATCAGTTTCCTGTTGCATGAAGCCGAGAACCCCGGCGCTTCGCTGGGCAAGTTCATGGTGGTGGTGGACAAGGCCCGGGGCCAGTTGCCGCCGTTCCTCGATTCCTACCTGCCGGCCAGCGCTGCCGAGTTCCAGGCCGCCATCGGCGCTTGGGCCAGCAAGCACCTGAGCGAGCTGCAACTGGTGGGCAAGGACGCGGCGCACATGTTCGTGACCTTGCTGATCGGCATGGTCCTGGGGGCGATCATCGCCTTGCAGCGCATCCCCGACCTGACCAAGCGCAAACCCCTGGCGGCGGCGCTGTTCGATCGCCTGCACCTGCTGGTCCAGGCGTTTCGCAACATCGTCTTCGCGCAGATCAAGATCTCCCTGCTCAACACCTTCTTCACCGGGATCTTCCTGGCCCTGATCCTGCCGCTGTTCGGGGTCAAGCTGCCGTTGACCAAGACCCTGATCGTGCTGACCTTCCTGCTCGGCCTGCTGCCGGTGATCGGCAACCTGATCTCCAACACCCTGATCACCATCGTCGGTTTGTCGCTGTCGATCTGGGTGGCGGTGGCGGCGCTGGGCTACCTGATCTTTATCCACAAGCTGGAATACTTCCTCAACGCGCGGATCGTCGGCGGGCAGATCAGTGCCAAGTCCTGGGAACTGCTCCTGGCGATGCTGGTGTTCGAGGCCGCCTTCGGCCTGCCCGGAGTGGTGGCGGGGCCGATTTATTATGCGTACCTGAAGAGCGAACTGAAGCTGGCAGGCTTGGTCTAG